The Streptomyces sp. NBC_01268 genome segment TGAACGGCGCCGTGGTGAACCAGCCGCGGTCCTTCTCGTACACGACGGGCGGGTTGAGGCACTCCTCGATGGTGGTCCAGATGCTGAACGAGGGCGCGAAGTCGTACCCCTCGACGGTGAGGTTCGCGCCGTCGCGGACGCCGATCTCCTCGATCTCGTCGAAGAGCTCGTCGGCGGCGTACCGGGCGAAGACGTCCGAGAGCCCCGGCTCGACCCCCATGCCGACGAGCGCGAGACGGCCCGCCCGCTCCCACTCCCCGGCCCGGGCGAACTGCTCGTCGCCCAGCTTCACCCCGCACTCCTCGTGCGGGGCGGTCGCGTGCGGCACGGACAGCGACATGGCCATGTCCAGGTAGTGGGCGCCCGCGGCGAGGGCCGCGCGGAAGAGCGGCATCACGAACCGCGGGTCCGTCGCGTTGAGCAGCACGTCACAGCGCTCCTCGACGAGGAGGCGCCGCACCGCGGCCTCGTCGGAGGCGTCCAGGCGGCGGGCGCTGAAACGGTCCGCCCGGTCCGTCTGCGCGGCGACGGCCGCCTCGGCTCGGGCCAGGTCGTAGTCGGCGACCACCATGTGGGCCAGGAAGTCCCGGCGGGCCGCGATCCGGGTGACGGCGGTTCCGACGCCGCCCGCACCCACGAGAAGTACGCGCATGTCACACACCTGTTCCTTCAACGCCCCCGGCGGGTGTCGCCGGGGAACGCCCCGATGGAACACGAGGCCCACTGTTAAAGTCTACGGCGTTGGCATAAGGGACTCCGGGGAGAGGCAGGGGGTGGCGCGGTGCCCAAGAAGGTGGTCCCCGAGGCGGAACGCCGCCGCCGGCGCCCGACGCGACAGGGCACGGTCCTGTCGGAGGAGCTGATCGTCGCGACCGCGCTGCGGATGCTCCGCGAGCACGGCGCCGCCGGGCTGACCGCGCGCCGTCTGGGCAGCGCCCTCGGCGCGGACCCGAGCACGCTCTACCGCTACTTCTCCGGCCTGGACGACCTGACCCGGGCCATCGGCGAGGCCCTCATGGGGCACGCCCTGGACAGCTGGACACCCACCGGTGCGTGGCGTCCCGACCTGCGCGCCCTGGGCCTGGCCATCCACGCCTCCTACCTGGCCCACCCGCAGGCCGCCCTGCTCACGGCCAGCCGTGTCACCGGCCGCCCGCGCGAGATCGCGTTGGACGAGACGGTCCTCGGCATCCTGCGCGAGGCGGGCTTCGGCGACGCGGACGCGGTCGGCCTCTACCACGCCTTCATCGACCTGGCCCTGGCGTTCGCCGCCCTGGACGCGGGCGCGCTGACCATCAAGGACGAGGCCAGAGCGGCGGACGAGGACATGTGGTCCTCCACGTACGCCCGCCTCCCCGCCGCCACCCACCCCCACATCGCCGCCACGGCCCACCTCCTGGCGGACCGGATGAACGACAGCGCCTACCCGGTCCTCCTGGACACCCTCCTGGAGCGCGCGGAGGCGCGATGGGACGGGGTGCGAGGGGTGGGGGCAGGCGGAGGGTGACGGTCCGGGAGGCAGACGGTCCGGCTCCCTACGGAGCGGGATGCCGGAGCCGTTGGGACATGACGAGCCTGACGTTCCCCAGACGTGACTCGACGTTCCGGTGCGCGGCCTTGGGCGCGAGGCGCCCGCCGCGCTCCGGGCGCCCGGGCCGCGCGTTCGGTGTCTTCCGTGTCCCACCGCACCACGAAGGGGACTTGATCTTCGAGCTGCGTCAACTGCGCCTCCTCGCAGCCCCTTTCGGGATCCCCGGTCACGCGATCAGCGCCGAGGTTGGCGCATCCGGGCTGCCACACCCCCGGCGGCGCCCGGCCTTCGGGTCAGTCGGGCATGTTGGTGCCGGTCGCCCAGACCGACACCCACTGGCTCGCGTCCTCGCCGGGGGCGTGGCCCTTGTAGAGGACCACGTTGCCGTCGCGCTGGACGCGGAGCCAGACGTACTCGCCGGCGTGCTCCGGGCCGGTGCCGGTGGACCATACGGCCTGGTCGGCGGCGTCGTACACGACGAAGTTGCCGTCGGGCTGCATGACGGCGGCGCCGGCGCTGCGTCCGTTGGTGCCGGTGGACCAGACCGCCTCGACGATGTCGTCGCCGACGGATCCGTCGGAGAGCCTGCCCTCCTGGAGGTCGCCGCTCATGGTGCCCTCGATCAGCTCGTCGAGGATGATGCCGAAGTCGGGCGCCCCTCCGCCCACATCGGGGGCGCCGTACGAGGTGATGCGGTACAGCACCAGGTTGCCGTCGTTCTGGTAGGCCAGGGTGTGCGTGACGTGCTTGTACGCCAGTCCCGCGCTGAGGGTCATCAGCTCGGACGAGATGCGCCGGCCGGGGGCCAGCCCCATCCCGGAGTTCATGTGGTCCCACGTGCTGGGCACGGGCTCGTAGTCGGCCATGTGTCCTTCTCCGTCCTGGCGGGCCCGGTCCGTCCGGCCGCCGTCGACGGGGATGCTGCCGCGCCCCGGTAGACAAGCGGTCAACGCGGGGGCGCCGCCCGGTCGGACGCGCTGCGCAGGACGCAGAACTCGTTGCCCTCGGGGTCGGCGAGGACCGCCCAGCCGGTGCCGTCGGGCTTGCGGTGGTCGCCGACGAAGGTGGCGCCGAGGCCCAGCAGCCACTCCACCTCGTGGTCGCGCGTGGTCTCCGGGCGCAGGCAGAGGTGGATCCGGTTCTTCGTCGTCTTGGGCTCGGGCACCTGGTTGAAGTAGAGGACCGGCCCGTCCCCCAGCGTCACCTGCGTCTCCCGGTCGCCGGGGCGGGCGTCCGGATCCAGCGGGCAGCCGGTCACCGTGCTCCAGAAGCGGGCCAGCCCATAGGCGTCCGCGCAGTCGATCGCCACGTTCTGCACTATCGAAACCATGCGGGCCAGCCTCCCCGACAGCGCCGCCGGACGCCACCTGGGGGTACGGGCAAGGGTCCCTCCCCCGGCTCGGGGAGGGGCTCTTCGGCCCGTGGTGCTTCGCCATGGCCCTGGCCGCCCTCGGCGCGGAGGTCGGCGGGCCACCGGGCGGGGCTTCAGAGCGCGAGCTCTCCCGCGGAGTCCAGCAGCCGTTCCGCCCGGTACGGCGAGGTGTCCAGTTTGGCGAGGACGCCGATGCTGGCGATGTTGGGGAGGATCAGCTGGTAGAGGCGGGCGATCTCCTCGGAGAGCTCGCGGTCCTCCGGGAGTGCCTCGGTGACCAGTTGGACGCCCGTCCAGGCGCCGACGGCAAGGCGGGCGATCTCGGCGGGGACGGCGTGCGGGAGGAGTTCGCCGCGTGCCTTGGCCTCGACGAGGAGGTCCTGGCCCAGGTCGATCCAGTCCGGCCAGCGGGTGCCGAAGAGGGTGCGGGCCTTGGGGTCGACGGAGAGCTGGACGGCGGCGCGGAGCATCGGCTCGCGGGGCAGCCGGTGGGCGAGGAGGAGGCCCAGGTCGACCCATTCCTGGAGCTTGTACGTCTGCGGAAGGATTCCCTCCCGGGTGACGGCGCGCGCGAGCACGCCGTGGGCCATCGATTCCTTGGTGGGGAAGTGGAAGTACAGGGCGCCCCTGGTGAGGCCGGTGCGCTCGACGAGAGCGGCGATGGTGGCGGCCTCGTAGCCGACTTCGATGAAGAGGCTCGCCATGGATTCGAGGATGGACTCACGCGTGCGGATCGCCCGCTCCTGCCGCGCCACTCGGCCGCCCCCCTCGGAGTCTCCGCTGACAAAGGCTCGGTATGTTATCAAGCGTTCGCACAGTATTCGTACGTGCCCGTGGAGGGACGCGGAGCCGGCGGCGGGGGTTCCTCCGGTTCCGCGTCCCGGCGGCGGTTCGTCTCACTGGTTGACGAAGCCGCCGTCCACCGGCAGCACCGTGCCGGTGAGGAACGGGCAGCGGTCGCTGAGGAGCCAGGCCGCCGCCGCGGCGATCTCCTCGGGTGCGGCCGTACGGCCCTGCGGGGTCATGGAGTTGACGGTCCGTTCGAGCCCGGGGTTGCGCCGGAACCAGTCCTCGGTGATCTCGCTGCGGGTGGTGCCCGGCGCGACGGCGTTGACCCGGACGCCCTGCTGCGCGTACTCGTCCGCCGCCGCCCTGGTGAGGCCGACGACGGCGTGCTTGGCCGCGATGTAGGGCGCGGCGGCCGGGATGGCCACCAGGCCGGCCACGCTGCTGTTGTTGACGATCGCGCCGCCGCCGTGCCGGAGCATGGCGCCGATCTCGGGGCGCAGGCAGTTCCAGATGCCGCGCACGTTGACGTCCATGACCGTGTCGTAGACGTCGTCGGGCATCAGGTGGAGCGGGGTGCGGTCGCCGCCGACGCCCGCGTTGTTGAAGGCCCCGTCGAGGCGCCCGTACCGGGTCTCGGCGTACTCCACGGCCCGCGCGGCGTCCTCGGCCCGGGTGACGTCGCAGACGACGTACGCGGCCTCGGCGCCCTTGGCCCGTATCTCCTCGACGAGTTCCGCCAGGCGTTCCTCCCGGCGCGCGGCGAGGACCACCGTCGCGCCCTCCTGGGTGAAGACGCGGGCGGCGGCGGCACCGATGCCGCTGCTCGCGCCGGTGACGAGGACGACCTTCCCGGCGAGGAGGTCGCTGTGCGTGTGGTTCGGAGGTGTCATGCCCGTGTGCCTACCCCGGCCGGGGTGCCCGTCAGTCCCTTCTGTCCCATGAGGTCCTTCAGGTCCCTCGCGTACTTCGCGACGAGGGCCCGGCCGAGGCTCGGTATGTCCTCGTGGCCGTCGACGCGGCCGGCGCGGACGACGGCGCGGAACCGGTCGGAGGGGATGACCGAGCCGGGCACCGACTCCTCGGGCTCCCGGAAGCCGTGCAGGATCTGCAGCGCCGTGTACTGCCGCTGCGCTTCGGGGAGGGCGCGGATCGCCGCCTCGAAGCGCACGTACCAGTCCGCGTGGTCGTCGACCCGCTCGATGCGGTGTCCGTCCTCCGCCAGCCAGTCGACGATCCGGTCGAGGGAGACGCCGTCGTCGTTGGGGTTCACCAGGCTGAAGGTGCGGTACTGCGGTGCGGTCGGCCGGCCCGTGCGCCCGCCCAGGGCGACGACGGCCGCGGCGGTGAAGTCGACGGGCAGGCCGTCGTAGTGGGCCCGCTCGCCGTCCGCGCGGTAGAAGCTGCGCGGGGCGATCCCGGTGGCGAGCACGCTGAACAGCAGGCGGCTGAACATGTCGGGGACGTTGAGCTGTCCGCCGTACCGGCTGTGGGCGAGGATCATGTTGGAGCGGAAGGTGGTGACGGGCAGCCCGCACAGGTCGTGGGCCTCGCGCAGCAGGACCTCGCCGGCCCACTTGCTGGTCGCGTAGCCGCCCGCGTAGCCGCCGTCGACCTCCATCACCGGCAGGGCGGCGCGGACGTCGGTGTACTCGTCGAGGGCGGGCTCGCCGGGGCGCGCGGTGGCGACGGCGACGCTGGAGATGTAGGTGAACGGCTTCATCCGGCGGGTGAGGGCCAGCTGGACCAGTTCGGCGGTGCCGACGACGTTCGCCTCGAACAGGTGCGGGTAGGGCAGGACGTGGTTGACGAGGGCGCCGGCGTGCACGATGACGTCGACCTCGTCGGCGAGCCGGTCCCAGGTCTCCTCGTCCAGGCCGAGGCGCGGGTCGGCCATGTCGCCGGCCACCACCTCCAGGTGCCCCTCGGCGAGTTCGGCGTACGTGCGCAGGAGCGCCGGATCGCCGCTGTCGAAGGCCGCGTCGAGGCGGGCCCGGGCCGCGGCGGCGTCCTTGCCGCGGACCAGGGCGATGAGGCGCCCGCCGACGGGGGCCAGCTTCTCCAGCCATGCGAGGGCGAGGAAGCGCCCGAGATAGCCGCTCGCCCCGGTCAGGAGCACGGTGCGCGGCTCCCCCTCGAAGCGGGGCAGGGCGCGGGCGTCGCCGAGGGTCCGCGCGTCGAGGAACGCGTCCAGGGTGAGGTCCTTGGCGAAGACCTCGGTGCTGCCCTCGCCGTGCACGGAGGCGAACGTGGGGCGCTCGGTGGTGGCTCCGCGGCGGGCCTCGATGTGCTCGGCCAGGTGCCGCAGGTCGTACGCGGGGCTGATGAGCAGGTCCACCGGCACCCGGACGCCGAACGTGTCCTGGAGCAGGTTGGAGAACTGCACGGCGGTCAGCGAGTCGCCGCCCAGGTCTCGGAAGTGCGCGCTCGGGTCGACCTCGGCCAGTGAGCCGGCGATCAGGGCCCGGACGGCGCGCTGCACGGTTTCGAGGACCGGCCGGTCGGCGCCGGCGGCGCGGATGTCGGCGAGTTCGGCGTCCTCGCGGGCGGCGGTGTCGGCGTAGAGCTCTTCGAGGCGTGCGCCGTACCGCTCGACCAGGCGGGGCCAGAGCAGCTTGCGGTGGTCCGAGAGCAGGCCGTTGGCCTGGCTGAAGGGTTCGGTCTCGACGAGGACGTCGCGGGGGATCTCGTACGAGTTGAGCCCGGCCTCCTTGGCGAGCTCCTGGAACGCCTCGGCGATGCGCTGTTTCAACGCCCGCTCGTCGGAGCCGTGTTCGGTCAGCGCCTCGGGGGTGGGGACGACCACGGCGAGGAGGTAGGAGCGCTCGCTGTTGCCGTAGACGAAGATCTGGCGCACGAGCGGACTGGCCGCGAAGACGGCCTCCAGCCGGGCCGTGGCGACGAACTCGCCCTGGGACAGCTTCAGGACGCTCTTGCGGCGGTCCACGATGGCGATCCGGTCCGGGCCGAGTTCGGCGGCGATGTCGCCGGTCCGGTAGTAGCCGTCCTCGTCGAGGAGTTCGGCGGTGAGCTCGGGCTGCTTGTAGTAGCCGGGGATGATGACGTCGGTCTTCAGCAGGAGTTCGCCGCGCGGGTGGGGCGAGTCGGTGCGGAAGTAGCCCAGTTCGGGCACGTCGGCCAGCTTGTAGTCGCGGACCGGCGGGCGCAGCAGCACGCCGTCGACGGAGACGCCGGCGGCCTCGGTGGAACCGTAGACGTTGTGCAGTTCGAGGCCCAGCAGGGACTCGGTGAACGCGGTCAGTTCGGCGGAGAGCGGGGCGGAGCTGCTGCTCGCCCAGGTGACCCGGCCGCCCAGGACGTTCTCCCTGAGGTGGGCCCGCACCTCGGCCTCGGCCGTCTCGCGGTCGACGCCGGCGGCCGTGCGCCGGTCGACGTCGCCGCGGAAGCGCTGGTGGAGCATCTCGCAGACGCGGGGCACCAGGGAGAGTTCGGTGGGCCGGGCCAGGGCGACGTCCTCGAAGAAGGTCGACAGGTCGCTGCTGGCCGTGAAGTAGCTGGTGCCGCCGCGCGCCATGGTGGCCTTCAGCGAGGAGTGCCCGGCCACGTGGCTCATCGGCGCGTAGTGGAAGGTGACCGCGTACGTCTCGTCGAACAGCTTCGACCAGGCGCCGCCCCACATGGCGCCGGCCAGGCGCTCGGTGTACATGGCGCCCTTCGGCGTGCCGGTGCTCCCGGAGGTGTAGATGAGCATGGCGAGCGGGTCCTCGCCGTCGGCCGCGGTGAACAGCGGGGCCTCGGGCAGGGCGGTGCCGCGCTCGACGAGCTCGGACAGGACGTCCACGGTCACGTCGGGCCGGGTCTCGGCCAGCTGCTCGCGGGCCGCGGCGAGCGCCTCGCGGTGGGCGTCGACCTCGGGGTGGAAGTCGAAGACGACGAGGCGCCGCACGGACGTGCTCGCGCTCACCAGGCCCACCGCGACGGAGAGCCGCTCCAGGCTGGCGGCGATCGTGAACGGCTCCGTCTCCGCCACGATCGCGCCCAGCTGCGCGGGGGCGGAGCTGGTCTGCAGCGGGACCGAGACGGCACCGAGATGGATGCAGGCGAGGTCGATGGTCGTGTAGTCGCGGCTGGTGAAGCCGAGCAGGGCGACCCGCTCGCCGGGGGCCAGCGGGCGGTCCCGGTCGTGGTGCCACGCGCTCGCCACGGCGCGGACCCGCGCCCACAGCTCGCTGTAGGTGGTGGTCTCGTAGCGGGGCAGCAGCCGGACCGAGACCCGTCCCGTCTCGGCGTCCTTCGCGAATTCCTTGACGCGCTCGCCGATGGCGGGCCGGTCCGCGTGGCTCTGCATGACAGATGCCACCACTTGCGCAAGTCGCATTCTGGTTCTCCGCGTCACGTGATTGGGCCGACTTCAGGGAAGGGGGAATCGGACGGGCGGCGGGCACGCGTCGGTATTCCGCCGGGAATACCCGCGGTCTCGGGGACGTCTCGTCGGGTGGTGTCCGACAAAGCGCCCCGGCCTGATCCGGCGCGAATTGTCAGGCACGCCCCAAGGGCGCCGCGCCGTCCAGTCCGTCACTCGATGCTATGCACACCCGAACGGGCTTCCGGAGAATCGGCCGACTATCTGTCAGGTCCCGGGCCGGTGTGGCCGACCGTCGGTACCTCTCCTTTGTCGGCGTGGTAAGAGTGGAGCGGCGCACGGGAAGTGCGCCTCTGAATCCGGCGCGACCGGGTGCCCCCTCGGGGTGCCCGGCACAGCGCGCGCGGATCCCTTTTCGCTCACCGCTCCCCTTCTTCTCCCGGAGTGCGCATCGTCATGCAGGATCGTGCCGCAAAAACCCGCCGCCAATTGATCCGCTCCGCCGCCGAGGTCTTCGACCGGGGCGGATTCGCGGGGTCCTCCGTCGGACAGATCTGTTCCCGGGCCCAAGTCAGCCAGGGCGCGCTGCACTTCCATTTCCGGAACAAGCAGGCGCTCGGCGAGGCGGTCCAGTCGGCCGCGGCCGAGATCCTGCTGTGCGTCACCGGGCAGGTCCCGGCGTGGCATCCGGCTCCGCTCCAGCTGCTCGTGGACACCTCGCACGCGCTCGCGCAGCGGGTCGCCGGCGACCTGGTGCTCCGGGCGGGTTTCGGCCTGGCGCACGATCCGGGCTGGCAGGGCGGGGCCAGCCCCTGGCAGCACTGGCGGGAGTGGGTCCGGGGCGTGCTCCGTCTCGCCCGGCGGCAGGGCAGTCTGGCGCCGGGGGTGGACCTCGACGACGCCGTTTCGGCCATCACGGCGGTGATGGCGGGGGTGGAGGGGCTGGAGCGCGACCCGGCCCGCGCCCGGCCCGCGCAGTCGGTGACCCCGTTCTGGCGGCTGGTGCTGCCGCAGCTGGCCTCCGATGCCGTGCGCGGGCGGATCGAGGCGGCGGGCGGACGGCCGGACGGGCCGGGCGCGCCGGGCGGCGGAACCCGCCCGGGCGGCGAGTCACCGGCGGCGCACCGGCGGCCCGACGGGCGGCCGCTGCCGCACTCCTGCGGCCCGATGACCGACGCGGAGCTGTGTGGTGTCCCCTACAGGGAGATGAGCGGCTCGGCCTGGTAGGCCCGGTGCAGCAGCTCCATGAAGGCCGGGGCCTCGGGCAGCGGCACGGCGCCGACGCGGTGGACGGCGACGCCCGGCGTCCACGAGTTCATGACGGCCGCGCCCGCGAGTTCCGGCAGGTCGGCGGGGGTGATCTCCTCGGTCCGCTGGGCGATGTCGAGCCGGTCCAGCTGCCGGCGGACGATGCCCATGGTGACGCCGTCCAGCATCGCGGCCTTCGGCCACACCACGGCGGCGCCGTCCCAGAAGGCCAGGTTCCAGATGGACGCCTCGCTCAGCCGGCCCCGGCGGTCGACGAAGGCGACGTCGTCGTGGCCCTGGTCGGTGGCCTGCCGCAGGAAGAAGGTCTTGGCCGGTTCGCCGACGTGCTTCACGGACGGCAGGAACCGCTCGTGCTCCACCACCGCGAGCGACAGCGGGCCCTCGGGGCCGGTGGCGGCGGGTGCGGTACGGATCAGGAGCTCGGGTTCCTCGTCGGGCGCGGCCACGGTGAACTCGCCGGACGGCAGGTAGACCGTGGCGGTCAGCGAGAGATCGGCGGGTGCGTCCGCCAGGGCGGCGCGCAGCAGGCCCCCTACCCGGTCGTCGGTCAGGGCCCGTCCGAAGAGTTCGAGCGAGCCGTGCCGCAGGCGCGCGAGATGCAGGTCGAGGCCGCGGATCCGGCCGTCGCGCACCTGTGCCGCGGTGAAGTGGGCGTATCCGGCGAAGGCGAGCGGCGCGAGATCCGGAGCCTCTGCTTCCTGGTCGTTGCGCCTGGTCATCGTGGAGTTCGACTGAGTGGTCGTCATGTCGTGCCCAACGACGCGACGCCCGGGCGGACACCGGCTTTCACGCTCGCCGGGAGCCGTCGCCCGGCCGGTGCGCGGGCCGGATCCGGCCGGGGCGGTGGCGCGCCGTCAGGACGGGGCGGTGGCGTGCCGTCAGGACGGGGTGGCGGCCGAGAAGGTCCGCGCGAGAGCGGGCTCCTCGCGGCCGGCCCCGGCGCGGGCGGCCCGCAGCTCCATCCCGTCGAGGAAGATCTCCAGCCCCGTCTCGAAGTCCTCCTCGGTCGCCCTCAGCGGGGACTGCTCGGGCTTGTCGCCGCCGGGGAGCAGCTGCTGGGCCACGTGCTGGATGCACACCCCCTGCACGTACGACCACAGGGCGATGGAGCAGGTCCGCGCCAGGTCGGGGTCGTCGGTGAGGTCCGTGAGGGCGTCCACCATCCAGTCGAGGCAGGAGGTGTCCGAGAAGTGCCGGGCGGAGCTGGAGGTCACCAGCGCCCAGGGGTGCCTGCAGTACACCTCCCAGTCGAGCCGGGCGGCGAGCCGCATCGCCTCGCGCCAGTCCGGCGGCGCGGGCTCGGGGTAGGGGTGCTCGTCGCACGCCGCCTGGGTGATCAGGGTGAGCAGCGCGTCCTTGTTCGCCACGTGCCGGTAGAGCGACATGACGCCCGAGTCGAGCTCGGTCGCCAGGCGTCGCATCGAGATCGCGGCGATGCCCTCGGCGTCGGCGATGCGGACCGCGGCCGCCACGATCGCACCCCGCGACAGGCTCGGTGAACTCACTTGCCTGCCTTGTGTCTTGATGGCCATGCGTTATTATACCCAGCAGCTTGCGTACGACGTACGCACGAAATTCGCGTACGATGTACGCACACCGCTCGCCCACGACGCGCGCCGGCCTATCGCGTACGCCGTATGCAGCGGTTCGGAACTTCTCGCACCTTCTCCTGAAAGGTTGCCCCCGTGACTTCCCCTGAATTAGTCGCGGAGCGTGCCGACCGACGGGCCTGGCTGGGCCTCGTCATCGTGCTCGGCCCGGTCGCACTCGTCGCGATGGACGGCTCCGTCCTCTACCTCGCGATGCCGAGCATCACGTCCGCGATCACACCCAGTACCGACCAGGCACTGTGGATCCTGGACATCTACGGCTTCGTGGTCTCGTCCCTGCTCATCGCCTTCGGCAACCTCGGCGACCGCTACGGCCGGCTCAAGTTCCTGCTGACCGGCGCCGTCGTCTTCGGCCTCGGCTCCGCGGGCGCCGCGTTCGCGCCGAACCCGGAGATGCTCATCGCCTGCCGCGCGCTGATGGGCCTCGGCGGCGCCACCCTGCTCCCCGCCGGCCTCGCCATCATCAGCAACCTGTTCCACGACCCCAAGCAGCGCTCCCAGGCCATCGGCATCTTCGCCGCGACCTTCGCCGCCGGATTCGCCGCCGGCCCGGTCATCGGCGGACTGCTCCTCAGCCGCTTCGAGTGGGGTTCGGTCTTCCTGATCAACCTCCCGGTCGTCGTGCTCTTCCTCGCCTTCGCGCCCGTGCTGCTGCGCGAGGTCCGCACCTCCAACCCGGGCCGGGTCGACGCGCTCAGCGTCGTCCTGTCCGCCCTCGGCATCCTGCTGACCGTCTACTCGGTCAAGAGCGCCGCCGCGGAGGGCTTCTCCTCCGTGCAGGCCGTCGTCGGCGTCGTCGGCGTCGCCCTCCTGGTGTGGTTCGTGCGCCGCCAGTTCGGCCTGGAGCACCCGCTGCTCGACCTGCGGCTCTTCAAGGACCGCGTGTTCACCGTGGCGATCCTCACCGGTCTGATGACGCTGGTCGCCTGGGCCGCCGCCGGCTACCTCAGCGGCGTCTACCTGCAGTCGGTCCTCGGCTACAGCGTCCTCTCGGCGGCCCTGCTGGCCCTGCCGGGCGCCGCGGTCCTGACCGTCGTGTGCATCAAGACGAGCAGCATCGCCGACCGCATCGGCACCCGGTCGGCGCTCATCGCCTCCCACTTCTTCATGGGTGTGGGCCTGCTGCTTCTCCTGGCGACGACCACCGAGCACGGCGTGGCGGCGTTCATCGCCTCCACGATCATCGCCGGCGTCGGCTACGGCCTCTCCTTCAGCCTGGTCGCCGACTACGCCGTCGCGGCGGTGCCGCCCGAGCGTGCGGGATCGGCCGCGTCGCTCGCCGAGACCAGCAACGAGCTGGGCAACGCGCTGGGAATCTCCCTGCTCGGCTCCCTGGCGGCGGTCTGCTTCCGGCTGTTCGGCCCGGACGTCGCGGGCACCCTCGACGAGACCCTGGACACCCCGGGCCTGTCCCCCGCCGTCATCGCGAAGGCGGAGGACGCCTTCCTCAGCGGTCTGCACGTGGCGGTCGGCGTGGCGAGCCTGCTCTGCCTCGCGCTCGGCGTCCTCGCCCTGCGGTGGATCCCGAAGGAGGGCAAGGGCGACCACGACGGGGCCGAGACCGAGACCGGCTCGCTGGCGGCCACCCCGTAACCCGACGTACGGACACTCCCGGCCCTGCGGACCGGCCCCTCCCGAGGGGGGCGGAACGCAGGGCCGTGTCGTGCGTGCCGGGCGCCCCGCGGATCTCGGTCCGCCCGTACGGGATCAGCCCCCCG includes the following:
- a CDS encoding TetR/AcrR family transcriptional regulator, translated to MSSPSLSRGAIVAAAVRIADAEGIAAISMRRLATELDSGVMSLYRHVANKDALLTLITQAACDEHPYPEPAPPDWREAMRLAARLDWEVYCRHPWALVTSSSARHFSDTSCLDWMVDALTDLTDDPDLARTCSIALWSYVQGVCIQHVAQQLLPGGDKPEQSPLRATEEDFETGLEIFLDGMELRAARAGAGREEPALARTFSAATPS
- a CDS encoding MFS transporter, with product MDGSVLYLAMPSITSAITPSTDQALWILDIYGFVVSSLLIAFGNLGDRYGRLKFLLTGAVVFGLGSAGAAFAPNPEMLIACRALMGLGGATLLPAGLAIISNLFHDPKQRSQAIGIFAATFAAGFAAGPVIGGLLLSRFEWGSVFLINLPVVVLFLAFAPVLLREVRTSNPGRVDALSVVLSALGILLTVYSVKSAAAEGFSSVQAVVGVVGVALLVWFVRRQFGLEHPLLDLRLFKDRVFTVAILTGLMTLVAWAAAGYLSGVYLQSVLGYSVLSAALLALPGAAVLTVVCIKTSSIADRIGTRSALIASHFFMGVGLLLLLATTTEHGVAAFIASTIIAGVGYGLSFSLVADYAVAAVPPERAGSAASLAETSNELGNALGISLLGSLAAVCFRLFGPDVAGTLDETLDTPGLSPAVIAKAEDAFLSGLHVAVGVASLLCLALGVLALRWIPKEGKGDHDGAETETGSLAATP